A genomic window from Lycium barbarum isolate Lr01 chromosome 4, ASM1917538v2, whole genome shotgun sequence includes:
- the LOC132636179 gene encoding pentatricopeptide repeat-containing protein At4g21065, with translation MQSNNISGESTKPYILKKCIALLLSCASSTYKFKQVHAFSIRRGIPLSSPEMGKYLIFTLVSLSGPMSYAQKIFNQIQFPNIFTWNTMIRGYAESENPYPAIEIHNKMCVNNVASDTHTYPFVLKAIAKVIDVREGEKVHCVAIRNGFESLVFVQNSLVHFYGAIGQAENAHKVFEEMSDKNLVAWNSVINGYALNSRPNETLTLFRKMVLEGVRPDGFTMVSLLTASAELGALALGRRAHVYMLKVGLDKNLHAANALLDLYAKSGNVKEAQQVFDELEEDSVVSWTSLIVGLAVNGFGEKALELFKEMERKGFVPTEITFIGVLYACSHCGLVDKGFAYFERMQKLFGIKPKIEHYGCMVDLLGRAGLVEKAYKYIKDMPLQPNAVIWRTLLGACSIHGHLALAEITRNHLKLLEPKHSGDYVLLSNLYAAERRWSDVHQLRRTMLKEGVKKVPGHSLVELGNRVHEFVMGDRSHPKTEAIYAMLAEMTRLLRLEGYVPHTSNVLADIEEEEKETALAYHSEKIAIAFILISTPPGTPIRIVKNLRVCADCHLSIKLTSKVFDREIVVRDRSRFHHFINGSCSCKDYW, from the coding sequence ATGCAGTCAAATAACATTAGTGGAGAGAGCACAAAACCATACATATTGAAGAAATGCATTGCCCTTTTACTTTCATGTGCTTCTTCAACTTACAAATTCAAGCAAGTACATGCTTTTTCCATCAGGCGTGGCATTCCTTTATCAAGCCCTGAAATGGGCAAGTACTTGATTTTCACTCTTGTTTCCCTTTCAGGCCCAATGTCTTATGCCCAAAAAATCTTTAATCAAATTCAGTTCCCAAATATCTTCACTTGGAATACTATGATTAGAGGTTATGCTGAGAGTGAAAACCCATATCCAGCTATTGAAATACACAATAAAATGTGTGTGAATAATGTTGCATCTGACACACATACGTACCCTTTTGTTCTAAAAGCTATTGCTAAGGTGATTGATGTTAGGGAAGGAGAAAAGGTGCATTGTGTGGCTATTAGAAATGGGTTTGAATCATTGGTGTTTGTTCAGAATTCTTTGGTTCATTTTTATGGAGCAATTGGTCAAGCAGAAAATGCACATAAGGTGTTTGAGGAAATGTCTGACAAGAATCTTGTGGCATGGAATTCAGTGATTAATGGCTATGCTTTAAATAGTAGACCTAATGAAACGTTGACCCTTTTCAGGAAAATGGTTTTGGAAGGTGTTAGGCCTGATGGTTTTACTATGGTTAGTTTGTTGACTGCTTCCGCTGAGCTTGGTGCGTTAGCATTGGGTAGACGCGCTCACGTGTATATGTTGAAGGTGGGATTGGATAAGAATTTACATGCTGCAAATGCCCTTTTGGATCTTTATGCTAAATCTGGGAATGTAAAAGAGGCACAACAAGTTTTTGATGAGTTGGAGGAGGATAGTGTAGTGTCTTGGACATCTTTAATTGTAGGTTTGGCTGTCAATGGTTTTGGTGAGAAAGCACTTGAGCTTTTcaaggaaatggaaagaaaaggatTTGTGCCTACTGAGATCACATTCATCGGGGTCTTATACGCCTGTAGCCATTGTGGTTTGGTGGATAAAGGGTTTGCTTACTTCGAAAGAATGCAAAAGTTGTTTGGAATTAAGCCGAAAATTGAACATTATGGCTGCATGGTTGATTTGTTAGGAAGGGCTGGTTTAGTGGAAAAGGCGTACAAGTATATTAAAGACATGCCGTTGCAACCCAATGCTGTGATTTGGCGAACATTACTCGGTGCGTGCTCAATACATGGTCATTTAGCTCTAGCGGAGATAACTAGAAATCACCTTAAGCTGTTAGAACCTAAACATTCTGGGGATTATGTGCTCCTTTCAAACCTTTATGCAGCCGAGAGGCGTTGGTCAGATGTGCATCAACTAAGGAGAACTATGCTTAAAGAAGGGGTGAAAAAGGTGCCAGGGCATAGCCTTGTTGAGTTGGGTAATCGTGTGCATGAATTTGTTATGGGAGACAGATCCCATCCTAAAACTGAGGCTATTTATGCTATGCTTGCAGAAATGACTAGATTGTTGAGATTGGAAGGTTATGTCCCTCACACATCAAATGTGCTTGCTGATATAGAGGAAGAGGAGAAGGAGACTGCTTTGGCTTACCATAGTGAAAAAATTGCAATTGCATTCATATTGATTAGTACACCACCTGGGACCCCTATTCGAATTGTGAAGAACTTAAGGGTCTGTGCTGATTGCCACCTTTCCATAAAACTAACATCGAAGGTCTTCGATCGCGAGATAGTCGTTAGAGATCGTAGCCGGTTTCACCATTTTATCAATGGATCTTGCTCTTGTAAAGATTATTGGTAG